A window of the Harmonia axyridis chromosome 5, icHarAxyr1.1, whole genome shotgun sequence genome harbors these coding sequences:
- the LOC123680288 gene encoding uncharacterized protein LOC123680288, with product MVPYDKQMKSGWVSIITTSIFSLIRSLFERYKKGIAMVWNCSVILLGFVLFDTCFSRVINRGKALLFCYYCEEHYYGKCGEGNNMKISNCLGIDKSCFYKSYYDPFNNGHGGRYKYERGCTPCDTEECLANTTQFTVGLKENLGTMKICAGAKCNINRMNVFQVDEPIGVKPL from the exons ATGGTACCAtatgacaaacaaatgaaatccgGATGGGTTTCTATTATTACTACAAGTATATTTTCACTAATTCGTTCGCTTTTTGAACGTTACAAGAAGGGAATAGCAATGGTATGGAATTGTTCAGTTATCCTATTGGGGTTTGTTCTATTtgatacatgtttttcgagagTAATCAATAGAGGTAAAG cattacttttttgttattattgtgAAGAACATTACTATGGTAAATGTGGTGAGGGAAATAATATGAAGATTTCCAACTGTCTGGGTATTGATAAATCGTGCTTCTATAAATCTTATTACGATCCCTTCAACAATGGACATGGTGGAAGATACAAGTATGAGAGAGGATGTACGCCTTGTGATACTGAAGAATGCTTAGCTAACACTACTCAGTTCACAGTTGGTCTCAAAGAGAATCTAGGTACAATGAAAATTTGTGCTGGTGCTAAATGCAACATCAATAGAATGAATGTATTCCAGGTTGATGAACCTATAGGAGTCAAACCATTATGA